The Monodelphis domestica isolate mMonDom1 chromosome 7, mMonDom1.pri, whole genome shotgun sequence genome window below encodes:
- the LOC107652043 gene encoding endogenous retrovirus group K member 6 Env polyprotein-like codes for MERSGLPVSTSNRGRDRFQMQGEQRNRLTSLAPHRLPETRTRSRRASLLSPVSYLMVKRRAPGSKATLVNARTLNTDITFTLMTFTILTLLNICHAEVYWSIVPKPPILRMLTWMDKPPLVYVNNTDWLPHPILAKRVPLESEGALYNYSGSTVYPPFCMSFRNSFIGNSFCVPRRHQAWIVKNATDNSYVGVGMGVIGMGDELARKTFQPKHPANKYLCPNQIGTVQKELPWTDCSVRVPRKVKMPEATDFNIYNWAPRLRCGRSEQLTRLDKYTDYEKWHMPCQNFQKIEDLLEVDMAGSRLAIEAGPIQNTQWKIVAATQPIYKFKVKVKNSGLDLEYDSHINVTACVFAPYVMLVGNNLRIFKNDQGLYEINCTKCRLHQCLSPKHQDSYVAIMYHPPLMWVPVNLTETWASTPTVHIVQKAFNMVIHRSKRMVFALVGAVVSVIAMITSLTTATLALTSSIQNHEFIQEVVSNSSKLWHTQQSIDLAYRDELDSLKDAVFWLGKEVEALHTRITYPCHYNQTGYCITPLPYDNVSYEWQLVVQHIKGAWGSHNSTLDIIKLQQQINKLDQIVYENEAANIAANWEATLSSLDPQNWFGRANLTSIGTIILFILLAIGLIILCSRSCKNRAYIRGILPELARSYHTRQLVPENVELNTTVL; via the coding sequence ATGGAGAGATCTGGACTCCCAGTAAGCACCTCAAACCGTGGAAGGGACCGCTTCCAGATGCAAGGGGAGCAGAGGAACAGGCTCACCAGTCTAGCACCGCACCGGCTGCCCGAGACCAGGACGAGAAGCAGACGAGCATCGCTGCTGTCTCCAGTCAGCTACCTGATGGTCAAGCGCAGGGCACCGGGATCGAAGGCAACACTGGTGAATGCACGCACTCTGAACACTGACATTACATTTACTCTGATGACATtcactattttgactttgctgAACATCTGTCATGCTGAAGTCTACTGGTCCATCGTGCCCAAACCTCCTATTTTGAGAATGTTAACTTGGATGGACAAGCCCCCTCTGGTATATGTTAACAACACGGACTGGCTACCACACCCTATTCTAGCCAAACGTGTTCCTCTAGAGTCTGAAGGGGCTCTGTACAATTATTCAGGATCTACTGTGTATCCtccattttgtatgtcttttagAAATTCGTTTATTGGTAATTCTTTCTGTGTACCACGCAGACATCAAGCGTGGATTGTCAAAAATGCCACTGACAACAGTTATGTAGGGGTTGGCATGGGCGTGATAGGAATGGGAGATGAGTTAGCACGTAAGACGTTCCAACCTAAACACCCTGCTAACAAGTACCTATGTCCAAATCAGATAGGTACGGTACAAAAGGAGTTGCCATGGACAGATTGTTCTGTCCGAGttcccagaaaggttaagatgcCGGAAGCCACAGACTTTAACATCTACAATTGGGCACCCAGGTTACGTTGTGGTCGCTCTGAACAACTGACACGGTTAGACAAATACACTGACTATGAGAAATGGCACATGCCATGtcagaattttcagaaaattgaGGACTTACTAGAAGTAGACATGGCTGGTTCTAGACTTGCTATTGAAGCAGGTCCAATACAGAACACACAGTGGAAGATAGTGGCTGCCACGCAGCCGATATACAAGTTTAAGGTCAAGGTGAAGAACTCAGGACTTGATCTTGAGTATGACAGTCACATCAATGTCACAGCATGTGTTTTTGCTCCTTATGTAATGCTAGTAGGTAACAACCttcgaatttttaaaaatgaccaagGTCTATATGAGATCAACTGCACAAAATGTCGCCTACATCAATGCCTTAGTCCTAAACACCAAGATTCATATGTTGCTATCATGTATCATCCACCTTTAATGTGGGTACCTGTCAACTTGACAGAGACGTGGGCATCTACGCCTACGGTGCACATTGTTCAAAAGGCATTTAACATGGTTATACATAGGTCCAAGAGAATGGTCTTTGCACTTGTAGGAGCCGTAGTCTCAGTAATTGCCATGATCACATCACTAACCACGGCAACATTGGCATTAACTTCCTCTATCCAGAACCATGAGTTCATACAGGAAGTGGTGTCTAACTCTTCCAAATTATGGCACACTCAGCAGAGTATTGACTTAGCTTACAGAGATGAGCTGGACAGTTTAAAAGATGCTGTGTTTTGGttaggtaaagaggttgaagctttACACACAAGAATTACTTATCCCTGTCATTACAATCAAACGGGTTATTGTATTACTCCGTTGCCATATGATAATGTGTCATATGAATGGCAACTGGTCGTTCAGCACATCAAGGGTGCTTGGGGAAGTCATAACAGCACCTTGGACATTATTAAGTTGCAACAGCAGATCAACAAATTAGACCAAATTGTATATGAGAATGAAGCTGCAAATATAGCTGCAAATTGGgaagcaactttatcttccctagatCCCCAAAATTGGTTTGGTAGAGCTAATTTAACCAGCATTGGTactatcattttattcatattattggcTATTGGTTTGATTATACTTTGCAGCAGAAGCTGTAAAAACAGAGCCTACATTCGAGGCATACTGCCAGAATTGGCACGGTCTTATCACACTAGGCAATTGGTGCctgaaaatgttgaattgaacaCAACCGTTTTATGA